The DNA region ATAAAGCGCCTATGGCCAGAAAACAATCGTGCAATGAAACGCTACGAACATAAATACGACTTGTACGTGTTTGAAGATCAAAACGGTTATTTAAGGTTGGCTATTGATAAGCATAAGAAAAACAATAAGGCCCTGCAAAGTTTCAACAATTTGCTGGAGGGTTACAACTTCCTCAACCAACTGGTAGAAAAACATCAGTTGTGTGCAAAATTATGCTACCTGCAAAAAACCGCAACAAAATGTGTTGCCCATGAAAATGGTGAATGCTTTGGCGCCTGCAGCGGTATCGAAACCGTTGCCGTGTACAACAAAAGGTTAAACACAGCATTGGCCGACATTAGAGCGCAGCAGCCCAGCTTTGCAATTGTAGATGAAGGGCGAGATCAGGATGAACTCAGTTGCCTGGTTGTTGAGCAAGGCAGATTTTACGGAATGGGTTATTTTAAAGATAAGCGCTATTTAGCCGAAGGTTTGGCCTCAGTAAAAAACGACCTGTCGGTTTATCAATCCAATAGCTACATTTTAAACCTGATCTTAAATCACGCGGCCCAGTTTCCGCAGAAATTATATAAATTGTAAGCGAATTTACTGAAGATTAATTTCTAATGCTTCTCTTGTCACCTAAAATGAAGGTGGCCTTCGGATGAACAATTTGCCTTTCAAAAATAGTTCAGCAGCAAAAGCGATTGTACTTGTGCAGAAGAAAAATGGAAAGCGATTGCCTTGTTTTTCAGCACAAGTAGCTTGTAAAATTCTTTCAATTGCAGATAATAAGCACCCAAAATTGGCTATTAAATTCAAAATTGACGTAAGTTTGCCCAATCAAATACTCAATAGTCATGCTATTGAATGGTTAAATTAAAAACCCAGCAATTATGACCCCAGATTCTTTTAGAGAACTCGCACTATCATTTGAAAATGTTGTTGAAACGCCTAATGGAAACAAAAACTCGTTTAAGGTAGACGATAAAATTTTCATTACGATAGACAATACAAATATGAAAGCTGTTTTTAGGTTATCGCCGAAAGAACAAAACAAATTTTCTGATTTAGACCCCTCGGCTATCTACCCGGCACAAGCTGGCTGGGGCAAACAAGGGTGGACAATTTTCGAACTGAATTTTATTGAGCCAGAAACCTTAGAAACGGCCATCACCTTGTCGTACTGTACCGTAGCACCAGAAGACTTAGCTAAGAAATACAAAAAAAAGGGCGCTAAAAAGTAGGTCATTGTCTCAAATGCCCCTTAATAATTTCGCCTTTGGCTTGTACGTTCATACGCACCGTTACCTACCTTTATCTATTACAAAATATATACAGTTATGACAAAATCAATCTGGATCAATCTTCCGGTTAAAGACGTAAATAAATCGAAGGAATTTTTTACAGCGCTAGGATTTACGCTAAATACCCAATTTGGTGTTCGCGACGATTCTGCAAGCTTTTTAGTCGGCGACTCAAAGTTCGTTTTAATGTTGTTTGAAAAATCGCTTTATGAGGGTTTTGCAGGTACATCTGTTGCCGACGACCGTTCGGGAAGCGAAGTATTATTCTCTTTCGATGCCGAAAGCCCGGAAGAAATTGACGAACTGGCCAAGAAAGTTGTTTTAGCCGGAGGATCGCTTTACGGAGAGCCAGGTTACAAAGATGGTTGGATGTACGGTTGTGGCTTTACCGATTTAGACGGCCAACGATGGAGCATTCTTTATATGGATATGTCAAAAATGCCATTGGGATAATCAGTCGATGAAAGTCATCCGATGAATATAGCACGGTGCAAAGTATTCATCGGATGACTAAATAGCAAGCATTCGGTAACAAAGTCATCCGATGAATATAGTTACAGGAAACGCACATTTTCCGCGTCATTTCTCTCCCGATTTTTTCTATCGGGAGAGAAATCTGTTTGATAAGCGCTACTGCGTTTATGCCACTGCTAGTAGGGAACACCTGCCAGACGCAGGCAGAGATATTTTTCTTCAAAAAAATTAATATGAATGACGTTTACAACTTGCTGTCATTCTGACAAAGGAAGAATCCGCGACCTACATCTCACCGTCCTTGCCCACACACTCCGCCCCTTTTAGGCAGTGCGTTATTGGCGTTTTGTTTTTCATCGCTTGCGGATCCTTCGTTGCTCCTCAGGATGACAACGTTAAAAGCAGTCATTAACCGGAAAGATGTGTCCACAAGAAAAACAGTCGGGACAGGCTGCGCTCAGAATGACAAATAGCAGAATTCAGTAGGTTGCACAAAGACGTTAATGGTGGTAAAGAAGTCAAGATTTTGAAGCCTGGGCTCTTTAACCTTTAAACCTCCTCCAACGCCTGTTTTATCGATGCGTATACATAATCTAAATCCTCATCACTTATAACATATGGCGGCAAAATGTAGATAATGTTCCCCAACGGACGCAAAATAATGCCCTTATCTAAAAAATAAGCATAGAGCAAATTGCGTAAACTGCTTAAATACGAGGTTTCGTTGCCAGTTTGCCATTCAATGGCGATAATTGTTCCGGTTTGGCGAACGGCTTTAACTTTGGTATGTGTTTTAATTTCTTCGAGGAAAGCCGCGTGTTTTGCTTCAATTCTTTTGATGTTTTGAAGTGTTTGGCCATCGAGCAAAATATCGAGGCTGGCCAACGATGCCACGCAGGCAATTGGGTTCGCCGTAAACGAATGTCCGTGGTACAGCGTTTTCAGCTTATCATCACTCAAAAAAGCTTCGAAAATGGTGTTGGTGCAGGTGGTAACGCCCAGCGGCATTGTTCCACCGGTTAAGCCTTTGCTAAGGCAAAAAATATCCGGCTCGTGCGCAAGCTTTTCGCAGGCGAAATAGGTTCCGGTGCGACCAAAGCCCGTCATTACTTCATCGGCGATGGTTAAAATCTCTGCTTTTTTGCAGGCGCCGATCAGCGCATCCAGGTGTCTTGCTTCATACATTAACATTCCGCCCGAGCCCAAAATCAATGGTTCAAAAATGAAACAGGCCGTGTCTGTCAGACTTGAGATGTGAGACGTGAGACGTGAGATATTATCATCATTTGGCAAGTCGATAAACTCCACATCGAAAAGTAAACTGTTAAACGCATCGGTAAAAATACTTCTGCCACTTACCGACATCGCCCCGAAGGTATCGCCGTGGTAGGCATTTTTAAAAGCAAGAATTTTCGTTTTCGGCGTACCTTTGTTGTCCCAAAATTGCAAACACATTTTTAAAGCAACCTCTACCGCGGTAGATCCGTTATCAGTATAAAAAACTTTCGTTTGCTTACCCGGCAGGATGGGCAACAGGCGTTCGGCAAGCAAAACGGCTGGCTCGTGTGTAAAACCCGCGAAAATTACATGCTCTAAAATACGAAGCTGTTCTGCAACTTTCTGCGCAATGTGCGGGTGAGCGTGGCCATGAATATTTACCCACCAGGATGATACGGCATCGATATATCTACGTCCATCCTCATCAAAAACATAAACGCCCTCGCCCCTAACGATCGGAATATGCGGAAGGGCATTTTTCATTTGCGTATAGGGGTGCCAGATAACTTTTTGATCGCGTTCGGTTAAATTGAGCAGGTGGCCTGGAGCCTGAGATATTGAAGAATCGGACATAGACATTGGTTTTGTTTGCCACGATAACTAACGCGACATAAATTGATCTTTTAAAAGCTGAGCAACAGTTTTATCGGTGCGAAAAGTGATTTCCCCAATATTTAAATCAGCAACCTTAACCCAGCGAAAAGCCTGCAGAAGCTCGCCAGTGGCATCAAAATCGTAAATTTTTGTTTTAAACGCAAGTTCGAGCGGGTGTTTTTCTTTCACTAAATAATAAACACTGATTACCTGACTTTCGTTGAAAGAAGATTTCTCAAAAAAATCGGTGGTGTAAAAATGCGAAATCACGTCTATTTCGGCATTGCATTCCTCCATAAATTCCCTTTTAAGGCCATCAATTAAACCCTCACCAAACTCTAATCCACCGCCCGGAAATTTGCTAAAGCGAAATCCGTGCTCTTCTTCATCGCTAACCAGCACTTGGTTATCCGCGTTGATAAGCAAACCATAAACCCTTACATTAAAGTAACTCATTTTCGAAATGTTTTTTATTCTTGATCACGATCTCCGGTGTCCAAACAATTTCCTTTTTAAAAGCCTCGGCTCTTACCGGGCACTTGCTCATGTGGCAATAGTGGCAGCATTTTGGCAAGCATGGATCGGCGTGAATGAAAAGCTCTGCCTTTCGTACCCCGCTTTTATTGATCAGTTCGTCGATCTGCGAAATCTCGCGGTGAACCTGGTTTAAATCGAAATAATAAGGCAAAGTAACATGGCAATCGATATGGAATTCGGGCCCGTATTGCTGCGTACGGAGATTATGAACGTCGATCCACGGGTTATGGCGGTTGTTTTGCAGCACCTCAACCACCTCCTCAACCAGGGTAAAATCGCTCTCATCCATTAATCCTCCCACCGAGCCACGCGTCAGCTTATAGCCAGTATAAACGATATAAAAGCCCACCAGAATAGATATCAAACTGTCGAGCCAAATAATATTTGTTACCTGAATTAAAATGAGGCCCACCACAATACCGGCACTGGTATACGTATCGGTTAAAAGGTGTGCGCCATCGGCCTGCAGGGTAACAGAATGCTCTTTTTTGC from Pedobacter endophyticus includes:
- a CDS encoding MmcQ/YjbR family DNA-binding protein; this encodes MTPDSFRELALSFENVVETPNGNKNSFKVDDKIFITIDNTNMKAVFRLSPKEQNKFSDLDPSAIYPAQAGWGKQGWTIFELNFIEPETLETAITLSYCTVAPEDLAKKYKKKGAKK
- a CDS encoding VOC family protein gives rise to the protein MTKSIWINLPVKDVNKSKEFFTALGFTLNTQFGVRDDSASFLVGDSKFVLMLFEKSLYEGFAGTSVADDRSGSEVLFSFDAESPEEIDELAKKVVLAGGSLYGEPGYKDGWMYGCGFTDLDGQRWSILYMDMSKMPLG
- the bioA gene encoding adenosylmethionine--8-amino-7-oxononanoate transaminase, encoding MSDSSISQAPGHLLNLTERDQKVIWHPYTQMKNALPHIPIVRGEGVYVFDEDGRRYIDAVSSWWVNIHGHAHPHIAQKVAEQLRILEHVIFAGFTHEPAVLLAERLLPILPGKQTKVFYTDNGSTAVEVALKMCLQFWDNKGTPKTKILAFKNAYHGDTFGAMSVSGRSIFTDAFNSLLFDVEFIDLPNDDNISRLTSHISSLTDTACFIFEPLILGSGGMLMYEARHLDALIGACKKAEILTIADEVMTGFGRTGTYFACEKLAHEPDIFCLSKGLTGGTMPLGVTTCTNTIFEAFLSDDKLKTLYHGHSFTANPIACVASLASLDILLDGQTLQNIKRIEAKHAAFLEEIKTHTKVKAVRQTGTIIAIEWQTGNETSYLSSLRNLLYAYFLDKGIILRPLGNIIYILPPYVISDEDLDYVYASIKQALEEV
- a CDS encoding NUDIX domain-containing protein, with the translated sequence MSYFNVRVYGLLINADNQVLVSDEEEHGFRFSKFPGGGLEFGEGLIDGLKREFMEECNAEIDVISHFYTTDFFEKSSFNESQVISVYYLVKEKHPLELAFKTKIYDFDATGELLQAFRWVKVADLNIGEITFRTDKTVAQLLKDQFMSR
- a CDS encoding cation diffusion facilitator family transporter codes for the protein MTVKKKAIVISLAVSILLMLAKFVAFFITGSNAILTDAAESIVNVIAGSFAFYSIYLSTQPRDENHPYGHGKVEFFSAFVEGILILIAGVIIIFKSSYNLIYPHVVGKLLEGTLIIGVTGLVNMVVGLYLIKVGKKEHSVTLQADGAHLLTDTYTSAGIVVGLILIQVTNIIWLDSLISILVGFYIVYTGYKLTRGSVGGLMDESDFTLVEEVVEVLQNNRHNPWIDVHNLRTQQYGPEFHIDCHVTLPYYFDLNQVHREISQIDELINKSGVRKAELFIHADPCLPKCCHYCHMSKCPVRAEAFKKEIVWTPEIVIKNKKHFENELL